A region of the Thamnophis elegans isolate rThaEle1 chromosome 1, rThaEle1.pri, whole genome shotgun sequence genome:
CCTCAGTGATTAAAGGTTCACTGTTACTGAAATATATGAACCATTTGTATGAAGGCGATTCAATGTTGTCAGTTTGATTTTCAGTCCCTTCCTTAGAGATCCCTGGGgtggatttttttctcttcttttgcaCATTGCCTGTCAGGTGCAGGAAGCAGAGCGACAGATCAGAGCTGCTTCTTTATTGTTGCATGCCTATTTACAGGAATCTCGACCGACTGACTGCATTCTCTTGGGAAAAAGCCAGACAAAGGTTTCAGGTCTGGTCTGCCTCGCTTTCCCTCTGTGCAAGGACTCGTAAGCTTTCTAGTCTCTTCACACCCTGCATTCTAGCTGGAGATTCTACCGCATGGCCAACAACTTCACTGCTATCTGTTTGTTTTTGACTTGGTGGCCCCTCTAAGAGAAGGATGTAAATATAATCCCTATGGGATCCTTTCGGCTGGTTTTGAAAAAAATTCCCTGCGACggcaaaccagttgccaagagcctAAATAATCATGTGGATGGCCACAACTTTGAAGACCAGCCTTAAATCTCCTCCTTCAGAGCCACCATAATTTCagatggtcactgaacaaatggttattCACTGAGGACAACCGAGACTATTAGTTAAATAGTTAAAtagaggagggagtcaaactattctccaaagcacctgaaggtagaacaagaagcaatgagtggaaactaatcaaggagagaagcaaccgagaactgaggagaaatttcctgacagtgagaacaattaatcagtggaacagcttgcctccagaagttgtgaatgccccaacactggaagtctttaagaagatgttggatagccatttgtctgaaacggtatagggtttcctgcctaggcagggggttggactagaagacctccaaggtcccttccaactctgttatttctattctattctatgtcattatttattaaattatgatCACGTAGTAAATGACGGGTGTCCATGAATAATCCAGGGCTTCATGGGACAGAGAGTTTGGGGGGCTTTTTTAGAGGGTGATATGGAAATGGGGCTGCATCGTTCTTTTCTTGGGATCACGGCTGATCtcaaaatgaaatcaaatcagcATCAGACCCGATGTCTAACCGCATAGGAGATCCCCAGAGAATTTCAGGGCTGTAGACCAGGCTAAGAAATCTCTATGCCAGCCTAGAAATAGGCAGCGCAAACTGCTTCAATCTTTTGCCCGAAACTGGACTCAAGGGAGCTTTTAGCTTTATTTGAAATTCCACTTTTAGTTTTATCCTGATGGGAGACCTCTTTGGCAGGGCTGAATTTAAGCTTAGCTGCGGATGACCTCTGCCCTCTGGTGGCAGTTATCACAATTACAGGGTTTCCCCACTTCTGGTTTAAGCCTTCTCCTGCAGCTGGCTGTGGGGTTACGGATGGTACAGGGGGGCCAGCAGTGACCAACCCTCTTGGGACACTGCTGAGCAGAAACGGAGGAGGGCTTGTGATGCTGTTATCATTTGCAAAGTCATGCTTTTATCCACACCTGAATCTCAAAAACTCTTCATAAGGGTCAGGTAGGCTTCCCAGAATAGCAGCTGtccaagaatggaatggaatggaatggaatagaatagaatagaatagaatagaatagttgggagggaccttggaggtcttctagtccaacctcctgcttaggcaggaaagcctataccatttcagacaaatgttgtccaatctcttctttaaaacttccagtgttggagcatttacaatttctggagtcaagctgttccaccgattaattgttctaaatgtcaggaaatttctccttagttctaagctgcttctctccttgattaatttccacccattgcttcttgttctatcctcaggtgtcttggagaatagattgactccctcttctttgtggcaacccctgagatattggaagactgctatcatgtctcccctagtccttctttctattaaaatagacatacccagttcctgcaaccattcttcatatgttttagtctccagtcccctaatcctctttgttgctcttctctgcactctttctagagtctccacatcttttttatatgcaGAGTGGTGCTTCAAAGTAGCTAAGCAGAGCCCTAAACAGACAAGATTTGCAGTTCAGAAAATTTGGACTATCAGAAGCCTTTTAGTTTTGTTTATAAATAGATTGTCCATCTATTTCTTCATTCgtgttttctcccttcccttccgttcccttccctcctgaagcacacatatacacacaactcTGCAATTTCATATGTTAAAACAGCTAATATAATCAATTAAAAATGATTACCCTAGAAAAGCTGTAGGAACCTGTGGTAGAAAGTAGAGTACAACCACCATTTCTGTTGCTGTGGAACATTTGTTAAagaagctttgccccattttgcaacttttcttgccacagttgttaagtgaatcactgcagctgatgtGTTAGTAGcccggttgttaagttaatctggattcctccatagactttgcttgtcagagggtcataaaaggggatcacataactctgggatggccataaatgtgaaccagttgccaagcatctgaattttgatcccatgatcatggaGATCACTaaaaaggtcgtaactgtgaacaaGGGttccaagtcactttttcccccctttttaaataccgtatttttccgagtataagacgcacctgtttctctcaaaaaagaggctgaaaatctgggtgtgtatgaatacagcattttttgcctcccaaaacttcaccccttcaccaaaatggctgtgcatagcctttaggaggcttatatagtgctcctgggagctgggaaggtcagaaatgagcaaaaacagcctgttttttgtcccccagcccccagcagcactgtataagcttcctaaagccaACCCAtggccttttttttgacaaaatgtgcacatttttgcaaaaaaagggccgTTTATgcctccccccaggagcactccaagcctcctaagggctattcatgccttttttggggggaaaagggggccattttgggggggaaaggggccatttttggaaaaaaaggggcgtttttgcaaaaaacggccgttttggggaggtttgcagagtgcaaaaacgttgttttttttttttcctcttcaaaaccttgctgcgtcttatattctgaaaattaCAGTAGTTTTTAActaaacattttaacctttaaaaacagaagaagaaaaaaacaaatacgGAAAAAACATGAcacacataacaatataaaatagttttataGCCTTCTGTATCGGCTTGCATATTTAGCCTTTATAGTTCTCTATTCTGCATTGTCTTCCTTCCCGGTTTTAACATCTGTAATAGTGTAATCGCAATTGTACTCACAGttttaacaataataatttgttCGTATCACCATTATGCTTACATTATGGTCAATACTTTAAatttgatagtaaaaaaaaaagacttcgatttcctgttttggcttctgttttaagTCACTTCATTGCCGTTGTAAAGTTGAACGGTCACTgagtgaactgctgtaagtcgaggactgcctgcattcgTTTGCTTTCACTTTCTTATTTCCCCCTCCTGGCTCCTTCTCGCAGAACCCCTTCCATCTCCACATGGACCAATGTGGTGACTTCGAGACTCTATTGGACCTGCTGGCCACCATCTTCCACGCCAACCGCTGGCAAGATGTCACGCTGGTTTTGTGCCAAGCCTGGGATGCCTCCTCCTTCATTGACCTCTGGaccagccacgcccacctggaGAAGACGGTGGTGATTGACTTGAGCTTCTTGGACGAGAGAGAAGCGGCCCGCCACCTTCGACGACACTTGGAGGAATACCGCGAATTGCCAGGCCCGGCTTTGCTTTTCGGCTGCAATGCTCCTTTCTCCCAGCTCATCTTCCGGACGGCGAAGGAGTTGGGGGTCACTCAGCAGTTCCACTGGATTTGGGGGCAACCCCAGAACGTGGATGAGCTCCAGACGGAGGGGCTGCCGTTAGGTCTTCTGGCCTTCGGGGAGGTGGACAGGCCCTCTCTGGAGCACTTCATCcaggatgccatagagctggtaTCCCGGGCCATTTCCAGGGCTGTCTACATCCGGCCTGACCTCGCCCTCATCCAGAGCATGGTGAATTGCAATGACAAACACGTCGTGGACTCTGAATCCTCTGGACTCTACCTTTCCCAGTGAGTAAGCGACTCTTGATTTTTGCATCCATAAGAGTAGccgggacgcggtggctcagtggctaagacactgagcttgtcgatcagaaacatcgggagtttggcggtttgaatccctagcgccacgtaacggaatgagcttccgctactcgtcccagcttctgtcaacctagcagtttgaaaacatgtaaaaaatgcaagtagaaaaataggaaccacctttggtgggaaggtaacaacactctgtgcgccttcggtgtttagtcatgccggccacgtgaccatggagatgtcttcaggcagcgctggctgttcggctttgaagcggagatgagcaccacctcctagagtctggaacgactagcacatatgtgcaaggggaacctttatgtttACCTTAAGAGTAACCAATCTCTTCTCCCAAAATGCACATGTGTTTCTGTAGAATTACGACCCAAAATTGGCTTTGTTAAGCAGGGCAGTGGTTACATGGATTACCCCGTGTTACAACCTTATTAAGcgaatcagttgttaagtgaatcatgctgtcATTAACCAAATCTGGCTTCACATTAGTAGCGAATATCAATAGGATGAGGGTGAAGATTCATTCTCCGAGCTTCtagaggcaagtggttccactgatcaattgttctagctatctgaaaatttctccttagttctaggttgcttctctccttgattagtttccacccattgcttcttgttctaccctcaggtgccttggagaatagcttgactccctcttctttgtggcagcccctgagatattggaaggctgctatcatgtctcccctagtccttcttttcattaaattagacatacccagttcctgcaactgttcttcatatgttttaatctccagtcccctaatcatctttgttgctcttctctgcactctttctagagtctctgcatcttttttacgtgtaatcaaggggagaacaattatagaaacaaggagaaacttcctgacaattagaacaattaatcagtggaattagACATTCAAAAATtctgggtgcttcaacactggaggtttttaagaaaatattggataaccacttgtctgaaatgctatagctatagcaatagcacttagacttatataccgcttcacagtgcttggcagccctccctaagtggtttacagagtcagcctatttcccacaacaatctgggtcctcattttacccacctcggaaggatggaaggctgagtcaaccttgagcctagtgagagttgaactgccaaattgcaatcagctcgcagtcagcagaaatagcctgcagtactgcattccaaccactgcgccacagaggctcgtagagtttcctgcttgagcagagggttgggctagaagacctccaaggtccctgttaACCCTGTTGTTCTGATTCctgctttcttctctcccttaTTGCAGGTTTTTAGCCAACACCTCTTTCCGCGGACACACGGGCGAGGTCTTTGTGCAGAACACGTCTCACATCCACACTGAACGTCACTACAAAATCTGGAGCCTGCTGAGGGATTCGGTGGGCCAGCCCACGTGGGTGACGGTGGGCAGCTGGAAGGGGGGTGAAATGGAAGCGGAGGAGGGCAGCTGGCCACAGCACCTGCAGCGCAAGAACCAGGCCGAGGGCGGGGGCTTCTCACGCATGAAGCTGCGGGTGGTGACCTTGGTGGAGCACCCATTTGTCTTCATCCGGGAGGTGCGTAGGTAGACCGGGAGATGTGGGAGGGGGGCAGCTGCTGAGCAGAGCTGATTGTCTCGCAGACATTTCTcttttacaaaaaatataagagtGTGCAATGCCAcgagagccgtggtggcgcagtggttagagttcagtatttcaggctacttctgctgactgccggctgactgcaatgtGGCAGTtcgaacctcaccaggctcaaggttgactcagccttccatccttcccaggtgggtcaaatgaggacccagattgttgggggaaataggctgactctgtaaacggcttagagagggctgtaaagcactgtgaagaggtatataccgtatttttcagagtataagatgtgccaagattttgaagaggtacatttttttaaaaaaaagttttttgcactctgcagacctcccaaatcctttgcacacctcattttttgtgaaaaacggggcatgaagagagtttgagaggcctgcaaagtgctcctaggggctggggtggtggtggttaaaaacgaacaaaaaacggcctgttttttgctcctttttgccctcctcagcgtgccccaggagcactttgcaggcctcccaaagcctccccacgtccatttttgtgaaggggcagggttttgggaggccaaaaatgttggatcggttccatcacaaaaccgtgcccgactaaaccgcgcccgactaaaccgcgtcgctgacgtcatcaacagggcgacaacagcgcggagaaagaagcacgctgtaaaccctagacctaaaattaacccctaaacctaaacctaacccccctaaacctaatcctaaacctaacccttaacctaaccctaaacctaaccctaaacctaacccttaacctaaccctaaacctaaccctaaacctaacccttaccttaagttgaatcggcttgctttcaaagcgctatttaaagcgcccttctttctccgcgttcactgttgtcgccctgttgatgacgtcagcgacacggtttaatcgggtgcggtttagtcgagcgcggttttgacgggtcacggttgtattcagtgtataagatgcacccagattttcaccctctttttttttgtcttatattctgaaaaatgcggtaagtctaagtgctattgctaacatggTTTGGTTAAATTGGCATTCTCCAGATGTGCAGATTATAGGTAGTCCCtgatttacagccattcatttagtgacaatttagtgacaacagcactatgacttatgaccatttttgataCTTACCaccgttgccgcatccccatggtcacatggtcaaaatccaggtgcttggcaattggttcatatttatgaccgttgcagtgtcccaggttcatgtgatccccttttgtgacctcctgacaagtcaatgaggaagcccaattcgcttaacgaccgtgttactaacttaacagcagcAGTGATGCATTTAAcagctgcggcaagaaaggtcgcaaaatgaggcagaactcacttaataactgtctggcttagccacagaaattctggACTCAGTCGTGATCGTAAGTGGAGGTCTACCTGTATAAGGTCCATCATCCACACACAGAAGATCATGTTGGCTGGGAACAATGGATATTGTAGTCCTGCACATCCAGAGAGATCAGGACGGGAAACACATATGTGTGACCTCTTTCTGCAATCTGCTGCAAATTGTGATGTGCCCCCAAAACATGGTGAAATGGGCATAGCTATGTTACCGTGCACACCGCAGCCTTTCAGATGTGATCCCAACATTGCACAGAAGTGcatgtaggtagtcctcacttactaaCCACTCGTTTTGCAATCGTTCATTTGCCTCATCTATTTTTAGGGAGCGAGGACtaaaaaaaagatcttgacagaccaAACACTGGTcaacatctaacaaaatgaaattcaatgtagagaaaagtaaagtcttacacttgggtaagaaaaatcaaaagtacacatatagactgggtgaaaccaggcttaatagcagtgactgtgagggaGATCTTGGAATTTTAGTGGACAACTACCTattctaaatatgagccagcagtctgcagcggcagccaaaaaagccaacgcaatcctaaattgcattaacagagggatgcagTCAAGATCaaaggaggtactaataccactctataaagccataGTAAGACCagacctagagtactgcatccagttttggtcaccacgccataaaaagatgtggagagactagaaagagtgcagaggagagcaaccaggatgattaggggattggagactaaaacatatgaagaacggttgcaggaacctcatggctagtctaatgaagaaaagggccacggccagtggtgggattcagccggttcgcacctattcgggagaaccggttgttaactttctaagcagttgggagaactggttgttggaagaaatcttattttgttcttttccactttacagggctaatcctgtaaggaaggcaggaaggaaacattctggtgttgtttctagcttaaactttattgccctgcttacagaaaccgtctctccggttaacccttattacattgtaacagctgaggtgaagcacccattgacatgagtgacatagagttggccacacccacccagtcacatgaccaccgagccccacctacccagatggtcattagggcagagaaccggttgttaaattattttaatcccaccactgaccaggggagacatgacagcagtctttcaatatttaaagggctgccacagagagaaggtcaagctattttccaaagcacgtgAAGGCCAGactaggaataatggatggaaactaatcaaggagacattcAACGTAGAAATAAGGAGCaactttctgacagtaagaacaatcaacccaggaacagcctttggaagttgtgggagcttcatcactggaagctttcaagaagagactagactgccatttgtcagaaatggtgcaggatctcctgcttgggtggggggggggggttggactagatgacctacaaggtcccttccaattcaacAATCTGTCAAGATTTGGAGGGTGTCAGGTTGGAGAAGTCTGATCTCCATGTTTCTCCTGACCAGCCTCTTTGATTTCCTACTTGATATTCAAAAGGTTATTAACTGATGCTCTTTCCAGGTAGACGAAGAGGGCAACTGTCCAGCGGGGCAACTCTGCCTGGATCCTCACACCAACGACTCCTCCGTGCTCAACGCCCTCTTCGAGGAGCTGGATTCGGAGAACGGCTCCGTGCCCATGGAGTACCGGAAATGCTGCTACGGCTACTGCATTGACCTCTTGGAGAAGCTGGCCGAAGACTTGCCCTTTGACTTCGACCTCTACATTGTGGGGGACGGAAAGTACGGGGCTTGGAAGAACGGCCGCTGGACGGGGCTGGTAGGAGACCTCCTGAGTGGCACGGCCCACATGGCCGTGACGTCCTTCAGCATCAATTCGGCCCGGAGTCAAGTGATCGACTTCACCAGCCCTTTCTTTTCCACCAGCTTGGGCATCCTGGTGAGGATCCGGGACACAGCGTCGCCCATCGGGGCCTTCATGTGGCCGCTGCACTGGACCATGTGGGTGGGCATCTTCGTGGCTCTCCACATGACGGCCCTCTTCCTCACCTTGTACGAGTGGAAGAGCCCCTACGGCATGACACCCCACGGCCGCAACCGTATGAAGATCTTCTCCTACTCCTCAGCCCTGAACCTCTGCTACGCCATCCTGTTTGGCCGCACCGTCTCCAGCAAGACACCCAAGTGCTGGACGGGCCGTTTCCTCATGAACCTCTGGGCCATCTTCTGCCTCTTGGTCCTCTCCAGCTACACAGCCAACTTGGCCGCAGTGATGGTGGGCGAAAAAACTTTTGAGGAACTCTCTGGGATTCATGATCCCAAGGTTGAACAAATACTTCTCTTTCTATGCCCTCCTTGCCCTTCTTTCACAGTGTCCTCCTCAGCCTCCCTGTCTTACTcaacttcttctccatcttcttcttccttccctccaaatTTCTTCTCTGTCTCTGCTTTCCCTGTGTCCCATAGTTGAGCTTGGCTTCCCCTCCATCCACCTTCCAGCCTTGTGGACCATTCCAAATAAGAACAATTGTGTTGCATGTAACCaaagtgtcaaccctgaagctgaagcCATTTTGGAGCTTCAGTCGTGCCCCACTGGAGCTGGGGAATGTGGAGCGGgggagtagagatagctggggttgtgtagtcaaaataaaataccatatttttcagagtataagatgctccaaagtataagatgcacctagcttttgaggagcctccttgcagcaaagagcaaacagactgtttcagcttcagcacagcctgattagcacaagcagctgattgttggttagATCagcctcccgatgatcagctgtttcagggattgcaatagcctattgctgcctccgcatgccccattttcagcctctacaTGCCCCCATTTTCCATTCCGGGTAGTAGGAATTGGAATAGGTGGGAAATGGGGTGCGCGGAGgcagcaatggcaatccctgcagcctgaaacagctgatggtcgggaggccgatccacccaacaatcagctgcttgtgctaatcaagctgttcgctgtttgctgcaaggaggcaaattgctgggaggcagaagccaaagggtcagggccggtgggtggggctacactgagtgtataagacgcacacaaattttcaccctcttttagggagggggagtgtgtcttatactccaaaaaatacagtactttctcTTGGGGACCAAGGACGGTCTCACACCTCGCTGGAGGAAGGTGGACTGATGTCACCAGACGAGCAGACACTgccttgattgggccatgtgactgattgtttggaattgtgggggggggggggacttgaacttttaattaggtgaaaaccgagGGGCCCTTCacagttggttttcaccagatatgtgccaatactgctattctttgaggaatctaccctacctgcctcagagtttttgcttatttatttatttatttatttatttatttattagacttatataccgcttcatagggctttcagcggtttacaaattttttagcaaattgagtcagcaacttgcccccacagtccgagtcctcatttcacccacccttggaaggatggaaggctgagtcgatcttgagccggtgagatttgaaccgttgaactgcagatcacagtcagctaaagtggcctgcagtactgcaccctaaccactgcgccacctcggctcagtataATAGAGTGACACACTCTCTGACACAGAGTTTGTTGACTCCGGTTTCCTCCCCTTGATGTTTCTAGATAATCAAACCTTCCGAGATGCCTTCAAATCCTCTCCCTTGTTACTTACCCCAAGAGCAGATTCTCAGTGGTAGGctgcagataatcctcgacttaacaacagttttatttagtgaccatttgaagttacaacggcactgaaaaaagtgacttatgaccgttttcgcACTTAAcagccactgcagcatccccgcggccgtaaaattcagatgcttggcaactgactcatatttatgacattcgcaaatgtcccaaggtcatacgatcactttttgtgacctcctgacaacaAGGtcgatgggaaagccagattcacttaacatctgtgggtgactgatttaacaactgctgtggttcatttaacaactgtagcaagaaaagttataaaatgggccaaaactcacttcattgactcatttagcaacagaattttttggctcaattgtggttgtaagtcaaggctaCCTTCATATATAGAAATGGAAGCCCCACTCATATTTCCACTCATGTCTCCattcatcttcctcttcctccgtgAATTTATCTagtcttttttttatataaaaaaaaaacctttgacatTTCTGGTTATCACCTCGAGATGGTGAAATCTTGCATGACTATTTGCTTGGGGGAAGCAATTTCAAACAGATTAACTTAGTAACCTAAAGAGATCAGGATGGAAAAAAGaaacttccttttttccctttttctcacACAGAGTATTATTTAAAAACCCCTTAAAATATTACCTTTTAATTgatttccaaagcaccggagggcggTACAAGAAATAACGGATGGAAATGTATTAAGGAACCaatccagaactaaggagaactttcctgacagttagaacaattaacggctggactagaagatctccaaagtcccaattctgttattctgtatttcccCCTAAATTAAAGTTTTAATCTTCAGTCCTGGAGTTGCTTTCATCACTTGGAatgccagaatagcaatagcaatagcagtagacttatataccgcttcatagggctttcagccctctctaagcggtttacagagagtcagcatatcgcccccacagtctgggtcctcatttcacccacctcggaaggatggaaggctgagtcaaccctgagccggtgagatttgaaccgctgaactgctgatctagcagtagcctgcagtgctgcatttaaccactgcgccaccttggcaagaCAATCCTGCAGGCCCTTTTCCCCCCACCTGTTCTCAAATCATCCATGACGTttatcatccttctgttgctgaCGTGTTCTCATTGGAAAACATCCTATGAAATCacatccttttctctttttgttttatccaccctccatttctttcccttcttttaccCCACACACCCTGATTTCTAttgcaaatatttaaaagaatgttCACATTAaaagaatccccccctcccatgccctaaattaaataaaaaactcCCCAAACTAGGAGCAGACGGTCTGATCCCAATTTTGTTCTCTTGCAGCTTCATCATCCATCCCAGGGTTTTCGCTTTGGAACCGTCTGGGAGAGCAGCGCAGAGGAATATATCAAGAAGAGTTTCCCAGACATGCACGAATACATGAGGCGGCACAGCGTCCCCACCACCC
Encoded here:
- the GRIN3B gene encoding glutamate receptor ionotropic, NMDA 3B, translating into MELRRALLCCWCLALPCSLLLLLPAPGRGHPQPCHILARIGHTVKLGALLPRGGGAQSRVRNALARASRAAAAVLPYNLSLEVLPGAPLYRDPASLARWLCQVLVVRGVAAVLAFPATRRELLQVDFAAAFLDIPFISIRQEPEEQEGQPGDDADEPPMPFRTWNPFHLHMDQCGDFETLLDLLATIFHANRWQDVTLVLCQAWDASSFIDLWTSHAHLEKTVVIDLSFLDEREAARHLRRHLEEYRELPGPALLFGCNAPFSQLIFRTAKELGVTQQFHWIWGQPQNVDELQTEGLPLGLLAFGEVDRPSLEHFIQDAIELVSRAISRAVYIRPDLALIQSMVNCNDKHVVDSESSGLYLSQFLANTSFRGHTGEVFVQNTSHIHTERHYKIWSLLRDSVGQPTWVTVGSWKGGEMEAEEGSWPQHLQRKNQAEGGGFSRMKLRVVTLVEHPFVFIREVDEEGNCPAGQLCLDPHTNDSSVLNALFEELDSENGSVPMEYRKCCYGYCIDLLEKLAEDLPFDFDLYIVGDGKYGAWKNGRWTGLVGDLLSGTAHMAVTSFSINSARSQVIDFTSPFFSTSLGILVRIRDTASPIGAFMWPLHWTMWVGIFVALHMTALFLTLYEWKSPYGMTPHGRNRMKIFSYSSALNLCYAILFGRTVSSKTPKCWTGRFLMNLWAIFCLLVLSSYTANLAAVMVGEKTFEELSGIHDPKLHHPSQGFRFGTVWESSAEEYIKKSFPDMHEYMRRHSVPTTPAGITMLKTNPPKLNAFIMDKSLLEYEVSIDSDCKLLTVGKPFAIEGYGIGLPQNSPLTSNISEFISRYKSAGLMDLLHDKWYKMVPCGKRVFAVTETLQMGIYHFSGLFVLLCIGLCGSLLTSLGEHIFYRLIVPRIRRKKKFNYWLHTSQKIHRALNMGLEEQRLKKLNLEKRCNLQLPAEEEPQPPPNQEGLNNLRCTIIKKEDKRVHFNIDNAPEETSEDERAGPVWHCMNGQDPQQDNKEANQQELEELESKIEDMREQLRAALVRKSELMVALGPPPKAPRLPPALKALIRENKEDR